The Diabrotica virgifera virgifera chromosome 10, PGI_DIABVI_V3a genome has a window encoding:
- the LOC126893147 gene encoding uncharacterized protein LOC126893147, with product MTMQCPQDKRKETTKQHKQSSYTQKRDSRLTTKPYVKCLSEKLKRIENKYNILSTFETTNTSTILSKTKPNNTQERLNNCSYKISCECHNFCVGGTATPLSVRINEHKTYIKNRDLDKSQICKHAWDNEHRPRWKDASIFMKETDMEKRKIKEAALILLNEEKCVANPSAECSRLWLPIKEVK from the coding sequence ATGACTATGCAGTGTCCACAAGATAAAAGAAAGGAAACAACAAAACAACACAAGCAATCCAGCTACACCCAGAAAAGGGACTCCAGGTTGACAACAAAACCATATGTAAAGTgcttatcagaaaaattaaaaaggatagAGAATAAGTACAACATATTATCAACATTTGAAACAACCAACACATCAACAatcctgtccaaaaccaaaccGAACAACACACAGGAGAGGTTAAACAACTGCAGCTACAAAATATCCTGTGAATGCCACAATTTCTGTGTGGGAGGAACTGCAACACCATTAAGCGTCAGAATCAACGAACATAAAACATACATCAAAAACAGGGATTTGGACAAATCACAGATATGCAAACATGCCTGGGACAATGAACACAGACCACGGTGGAAAGATGCATCAATATTCATGAAGGAAACAGACATGGagaagagaaaaatcaaagaggCAGCCCTCATCCTATTGAATGAAGAAAAATGCGTAGCAAACCCATCAGCAGAATGCAGTAGACTTTGGTTGCCAATAAAAGAAGTAAAGTAA